One Gemmatimonadota bacterium DNA segment encodes these proteins:
- a CDS encoding Nramp family divalent metal transporter — MSAETPTEATRPLGKLAPLKLAAVPTFAGMLKYIGPGIVWAGLAQGSGELIWWPYLTAKYGAAFIGLLIPAALMQFWVNVEIARYTIMTGETALTGFSRIGKWYVSAIWVGVFLENIWFGAYASAGGGALAELTGFPFGWTVRGQSLFWAYLTIGIYLVALFMGRVVYLIVERLTVAVVVITMVGIAFAVFQRPVLDVAGEFFGVLLTPGYHRPANWDPADLSTVLTAIVFAGAGGFGQLFLSYWMRDKGVGMSAYIGRITSPLRAAPEAISATGYAFEDNEANRINYGKFMRYLKLESGLGVALNLVTTIIMCWLAWALLKPQGIVPEGWEIAVVQSAFFEVSWGAIGKVVFLIVAAAFLCDAWLQSTDGFARIQADFIYANVKRARRFHFRTLYYGFVVVFTLLTTITLPLAQPGDLLIIRGVIAFMAMGLFCPGLIYLNYVLVPRAFPAWVKPHPLTRVIMVAITATYISIGLWYIFVRLS; from the coding sequence ATGTCTGCCGAAACCCCTACCGAAGCTACCCGTCCGCTCGGCAAGCTGGCGCCCCTGAAACTGGCCGCCGTGCCCACCTTCGCCGGCATGCTGAAGTACATCGGTCCCGGCATCGTCTGGGCCGGACTGGCCCAGGGCAGCGGCGAGCTCATCTGGTGGCCCTACCTGACCGCCAAGTACGGCGCGGCCTTCATCGGCCTGCTCATCCCGGCCGCCCTGATGCAGTTCTGGGTGAACGTGGAGATCGCCCGGTATACAATCATGACGGGCGAGACGGCCCTGACCGGCTTCAGCCGCATCGGGAAGTGGTACGTGTCGGCCATCTGGGTCGGGGTGTTCCTGGAGAACATCTGGTTCGGCGCCTACGCGTCGGCGGGTGGCGGCGCGCTGGCGGAGCTTACCGGGTTTCCCTTCGGATGGACGGTCCGGGGTCAGTCGCTTTTCTGGGCCTACCTGACCATCGGCATCTACCTGGTCGCCCTGTTCATGGGCCGGGTGGTCTACCTGATCGTGGAACGACTTACCGTGGCCGTGGTCGTCATCACGATGGTGGGAATCGCTTTTGCCGTTTTCCAGCGGCCTGTACTAGACGTGGCGGGCGAATTCTTCGGCGTCCTGCTGACGCCCGGTTACCACAGGCCCGCCAACTGGGACCCCGCGGACCTGTCCACGGTGCTCACCGCCATCGTCTTCGCCGGGGCCGGCGGGTTCGGCCAGCTCTTCCTGTCCTACTGGATGCGGGACAAAGGCGTGGGGATGTCGGCCTATATCGGGCGCATAACCAGTCCCCTGCGCGCCGCGCCAGAGGCTATTTCGGCGACGGGTTATGCCTTCGAGGACAACGAGGCCAACCGGATAAACTACGGGAAGTTCATGCGGTACCTGAAGCTCGAATCCGGACTCGGCGTCGCGCTGAACCTGGTCACGACCATCATCATGTGCTGGTTGGCTTGGGCCCTGCTGAAGCCGCAGGGCATCGTTCCCGAGGGCTGGGAAATCGCCGTGGTGCAGTCCGCTTTCTTCGAGGTCAGCTGGGGCGCCATCGGCAAAGTCGTTTTCCTGATCGTCGCCGCGGCTTTTCTGTGCGATGCCTGGCTGCAGTCCACCGACGGATTCGCCCGCATCCAGGCCGACTTCATCTACGCCAACGTGAAGCGGGCGAGGCGGTTTCATTTCCGCACGCTGTACTACGGTTTCGTCGTGGTCTTCACCCTGCTGACCACGATCACGCTACCCCTCGCGCAGCCCGGGGACCTGCTCATCATCCGGGGCGTCATCGCCTTCATGGCCATGGGGCTCTTCTGTCCCGGCCTGATCTACCTGAACTACGTGCTCGTTCCCCGGGCCTTCCCCGCGTGGGTGAAGCCCCATCCGCTCACCCGGGTCATCATGGTCGCCATCACCGCGACCTACATCTCCATCGGACTCTGGTACATCTTCGTGCGCCTGTCCTGA
- a CDS encoding amidohydrolase family protein, with protein MMDFPIVDTHVHLWDPNHLRYSWLDDIPLLNQRYLLEEYRQACGDVQVEQMVFVQCECDAGQHVQEAEWVSGLARQDDRIRGIVANAPLERGAAVDEDLETLAAIPLVKGIRRLLQSEDAGFCLQPAFIEGGRLLPSHGLSFDICIFHPQLANAIGFVRQCPEVSFILDHIGKPDIKNQVFDPWKDELRTLAEMPNVSCKVSGLVTEADMERWTPEDLKPYIDHVIACFGIDRVIYGGDWPVAFQATEYPRWVEILSWATSGLSDAERRKLFRDNAISFYRL; from the coding sequence ATGATGGACTTCCCCATTGTAGACACCCACGTACATCTGTGGGACCCGAATCACCTGAGATACAGCTGGCTGGACGACATACCCCTGCTGAACCAGCGGTACCTGCTGGAGGAATACCGGCAGGCCTGCGGGGACGTCCAGGTGGAGCAGATGGTCTTCGTGCAGTGCGAATGCGACGCGGGCCAACACGTCCAGGAAGCGGAATGGGTATCCGGCCTTGCCCGGCAGGACGACCGGATTCGCGGGATCGTGGCCAACGCGCCGCTCGAACGGGGCGCGGCCGTCGATGAAGATCTCGAGACTCTGGCCGCCATTCCGCTGGTCAAGGGTATCCGCCGCCTGCTGCAGTCCGAAGACGCCGGCTTCTGCCTCCAGCCGGCGTTCATCGAAGGGGGCCGCCTGCTGCCGTCCCACGGGCTGTCTTTCGACATCTGCATCTTCCACCCACAGCTGGCGAATGCGATCGGATTCGTAAGACAGTGTCCCGAAGTCTCCTTCATACTGGATCATATCGGAAAACCCGACATCAAAAACCAGGTCTTCGACCCGTGGAAGGACGAACTGAGGACCCTGGCGGAAATGCCAAACGTGTCCTGCAAGGTGTCGGGCCTCGTCACGGAGGCCGACATGGAGCGGTGGACGCCCGAGGACCTGAAACCCTACATCGACCACGTGATCGCGTGTTTCGGCATCGACCGCGTCATATACGGCGGGGACTGGCCCGTCGCCTTCCAGGCTACGGAGTACCCGCGCTGGGTGGAGATCCTGTCGTGGGCGACCAGCGGACTCTCCGACGCCGAAAGACGCAAGCTGTTTCGGGACAACGCCATCTCCTTCTACCGGCTGTAA
- a CDS encoding amidohydrolase family protein, whose product MTLASLRQKLLPDGPVLDIHVHPLNCFGSFGVSSPVEDAERLIATARRSGVTRMCVFSLYETTPYEPTFEQCRLANDYVLRMRDVQPDAILPFCYVTPAFPDEAVAEIERCVGTHHMAGVKLWVARRASGPGLDPIMKAAVSLDVPVLQHAWLKTAGNLPGESTPFDVADLARRHPEARIIMAHLNGVGLRGIEAVADVPNVVVDTSGGDPESGMVEAAVSRLGAHRVVYGSDAPIRHFGVTMNKVLGSDIPHIDKRAILWDNALRILKLGN is encoded by the coding sequence ATGACCCTCGCCTCCCTGCGTCAGAAGCTTCTACCCGACGGACCGGTACTGGACATCCACGTACATCCCCTGAACTGTTTCGGATCCTTTGGGGTTTCCTCGCCTGTCGAGGATGCGGAAAGACTGATCGCGACCGCCCGCCGTTCCGGCGTGACCCGGATGTGTGTGTTTTCGCTGTACGAAACCACGCCCTATGAACCCACCTTCGAACAGTGCCGACTGGCCAACGACTACGTGCTGCGGATGCGAGACGTACAACCCGACGCGATCCTGCCGTTCTGCTATGTCACACCCGCTTTCCCGGACGAGGCCGTCGCCGAGATCGAGCGATGCGTGGGAACTCACCACATGGCCGGGGTCAAGCTCTGGGTGGCCCGCAGGGCATCGGGCCCCGGTCTCGACCCGATCATGAAAGCGGCTGTGTCATTGGACGTCCCGGTGCTGCAGCACGCCTGGCTGAAGACCGCCGGCAACCTGCCCGGCGAGTCCACGCCCTTCGACGTGGCCGACCTCGCCCGCCGCCACCCCGAGGCAAGGATCATCATGGCCCATCTCAACGGAGTGGGTCTCCGGGGCATCGAGGCGGTCGCCGACGTGCCGAACGTCGTGGTGGATACGTCGGGCGGCGATCCGGAAAGCGGCATGGTCGAAGCGGCCGTCAGCAGGCTTGGCGCTCACCGGGTCGTTTATGGCTCGGACGCGCCTATCCGCCACTTCGGCGTCACGATGAACAAGGTCCTGGGGTCGGACATACCACACATCGACAAACGTGCGATTCTGTGGGATAACGCATTGCGGATATTGAAGTTGGGCAACTGA